The following are from one region of the Advenella mimigardefordensis DPN7 genome:
- a CDS encoding quinoprotein relay system zinc metallohydrolase 2, producing the protein MHEVAPGVYVHQGAHQDFDDADYKGDIANIGFVVGKEAVAVIDTGGSYDIGKSLAQAVARVTPLPIRYVINTHVHPDHILGNAAFADANAHIHPQFVGHAQLAAVMYESQDTYLREAPARADGGKNTIVMPTIRITEPQRLDLGNRKLLLQSWPAAHSTTDLTVLDEQTDTLWTGDLLFTERTPSVDGDIKGWIQAIDTLKQKPVALLIPGHGPSPKDQAAAWDAQRRYLQTLQSDIAQGIKKGQDMSEVMQHAAAQEKDKWQLFDIINPRNVNLLFPKMEWQ; encoded by the coding sequence ATGCATGAAGTGGCCCCGGGTGTGTATGTACATCAGGGGGCGCATCAGGATTTTGATGACGCTGATTACAAGGGTGATATTGCCAATATCGGATTTGTGGTTGGAAAAGAAGCGGTGGCGGTGATTGATACCGGTGGCTCCTATGATATCGGCAAGTCGCTGGCGCAGGCTGTGGCCAGGGTCACGCCTTTGCCGATCCGCTATGTTATCAATACGCACGTGCACCCCGATCATATCCTGGGCAATGCTGCGTTTGCTGATGCCAATGCGCATATCCATCCGCAGTTTGTGGGGCATGCCCAACTGGCCGCAGTCATGTATGAGAGTCAGGACACCTATTTGCGCGAAGCACCGGCTCGCGCTGACGGCGGCAAGAACACGATTGTCATGCCAACGATCAGGATAACCGAACCGCAGCGGCTGGATCTGGGCAACCGAAAGCTGCTGCTGCAAAGCTGGCCTGCTGCGCACAGCACCACTGATCTGACAGTGCTGGATGAACAGACAGATACACTATGGACCGGCGATTTGCTGTTCACAGAACGCACGCCATCCGTTGATGGGGACATCAAAGGCTGGATCCAGGCGATCGACACCCTCAAACAGAAGCCGGTGGCGCTGCTGATACCTGGGCATGGCCCCAGTCCGAAAGACCAGGCCGCGGCCTGGGATGCACAGCGACGTTATTTGCAGACTCTGCAATCGGATATTGCACAGGGCATCAAAAAGGGGCAGGACATGAGCGAAGTGATGCAGCACGCGGCCGCGCAGGAGAAGGATAAATGGCAGTTGTTCGATATTATCAATCCGCGTAATGTAAACCTGCTGTTTCCGAAAATGGAATGGCAGTAG
- a CDS encoding quinoprotein dehydrogenase-associated SoxYZ-like carrier gives MLRKSVMMISSAMIIALPSPVLAGVNAPEWDKVNSSFFAGKKLEDGPFIHIEAPKRAASGAQVPFAFSIDYPSTKDDYIKNVTVVVPENPVPLTAVFHFTPESGKVDVATRIRLEVDDYVHVVAETSDGRYFRNAVPVKASGGCGGTVGGDADAARKTAGQMKLAAIDPVQAGKPAQGRLMIRHPMNTGLQRDLMSQGFRPAYFINKIDVRFNDKPVLQADTYIGISEDPNFRFFFVPDKSGKLTVSAEDNEGKRFSHETEVTVQ, from the coding sequence ATGTTACGCAAATCAGTCATGATGATCAGCTCTGCCATGATCATCGCACTGCCTTCGCCCGTGCTGGCCGGCGTGAATGCTCCTGAGTGGGATAAGGTCAACAGCAGTTTTTTTGCCGGTAAAAAACTGGAGGATGGCCCTTTTATCCATATTGAAGCGCCTAAAAGGGCGGCCAGCGGCGCACAGGTACCGTTTGCGTTTTCCATAGACTATCCGTCCACCAAGGACGACTATATCAAGAACGTAACGGTGGTTGTTCCGGAGAATCCTGTACCGCTGACTGCTGTCTTTCACTTTACGCCGGAAAGCGGCAAGGTGGATGTTGCGACCCGCATTCGGCTAGAGGTAGATGATTACGTTCACGTTGTTGCGGAAACAAGCGACGGTCGCTATTTTCGCAACGCCGTGCCGGTCAAGGCATCGGGCGGCTGTGGCGGCACAGTGGGTGGCGATGCTGACGCCGCCAGAAAAACCGCCGGACAAATGAAATTGGCTGCAATTGATCCCGTTCAGGCCGGCAAGCCGGCACAGGGGCGTTTGATGATACGCCATCCCATGAACACCGGTCTGCAGCGCGACCTGATGAGCCAAGGTTTTCGTCCGGCCTATTTCATTAATAAGATAGACGTTCGCTTTAACGATAAACCGGTCTTGCAGGCGGACACGTACATTGGTATTAGTGAAGATCCGAATTTCCGGTTCTTCTTTGTGCCCGATAAAAGTGGGAAACTGACCGTATCCGCAGAGGACAACGAGGGCAAACGCTTTAGTCATGAAACCGAAGTGACCGTGCAATGA